A stretch of DNA from Basfia succiniciproducens:
GAGGGTAAGCAGCGTCCAATAAATGGTCATGGAAAAAATAAAATTACGGTTTTTACTGTTCCAAATATCGTTAATTGTTCTGTCTATTTGATTTATAAGTAAAAGTGCCACGGCGATTAAACTGATAATACCCACCGCACTCATGCTTTTTGAGTTAACGACAAATTCATCAATATATTGCCCGACAGTGTCGCCGGCAGAGGGTGAGAAATTATCAAAAATAAAGGTTTTTAATTCCGCAGCCGCCTCATTGAACATCGGGAATGCGGAAAAAATAGCGAAGACCACCATCACCAAGGGAACAATGGCAAGCATTGTACTGTAAGTCAGCGCGCCTGCCGCCTGGGTGAGTTTGTTCTGTTGGAAGCGGCAATAGAAAACGGCAAATAATAATTTTAGTTGTGTCATAACAACCCTCCGCAACAGGCTTTAAATTTCTTTCCCGAACCGCAAACACAAGGCTGTTTATTGTTTGGCAGCGGCACGGTCGGATCAACAAAATACCAACGTCCGTTAATTTGCACAAATAAAGAACGCTCGTTATGTACTTGCTTACCTTCATCCGTGGCAAAAAAAGCGTTAAATTCTACCGCACTATGAATTTTTGACAGTTTTTCCCGATGGGAAACAATCTCCAGCCCAATCCAATTTGTGGTTTCCGCCCATTGTTGCAATACAGTCCGATCTAAAAGCTGCTGCTGGCTCGGCACGGTTGTTTCCACTATGTACTCAATCAGTTGTAACACATAGGCGCAATAACGGGAGCGCATAAGCTGTTCGGCGTTCGCCGGCAGGGCCTGACGGGTATGCAAAGGCGCACAGCAATCCGCATATTGTTTGCCGGATTGACAAAGACAGGGTTGTGTTAAAAGTGCGGTCGGTTTTTCCAATTTTTTTGTTCCTTAATATTTTGTTTAAGAATAACATAAATTATTGTATTTTTTGACCGCACTTTGATTTTTCCTTATTATGCTTAACTATAAACCTCTAACGGAAAAAAGCGGATTTTTCTGCATTCTAAGGACTCTTATGACCCAATATACCATTGCTCAAACAAATAAAGGCGTTCAATTAGGCATTACGGCTAAAATGGCAAACCGCCACGGTTTAATCGCAGGTGCGACGGGAACCGGTAAAACCGTGACATTACGTAAACTTGCCGAAGCTTTCAGTGATGA
This window harbors:
- a CDS encoding YchJ family protein codes for the protein MEKPTALLTQPCLCQSGKQYADCCAPLHTRQALPANAEQLMRSRYCAYVLQLIEYIVETTVPSQQQLLDRTVLQQWAETTNWIGLEIVSHREKLSKIHSAVEFNAFFATDEGKQVHNERSLFVQINGRWYFVDPTVPLPNNKQPCVCGSGKKFKACCGGLL